DNA from Salvelinus alpinus chromosome 17, SLU_Salpinus.1, whole genome shotgun sequence:
ttttgatacttaagtatattttagcaattacatttacattttatacTTAAGAATATTTAAAACCCAAAtacttagacttttactcaagtagtattgttctgggtgactttcacttttacttgggtcactttctatgaaggtatctttacttttactgaagtaggaCATTTGGGTACTTCTTCCACCACTGCCTAAGACCCAAATCAAGTTTTACTTAATGAGGTCAAAAACTAAGGTGAAATCAGTGAGTTCAGCTgccctttaaaggggcaatctgcagttcctACATCCATTTTTTAACTTATACATTTATGATATATACCCATTAATTCTTGacgaatataacttctaaatgtctcatgagcttagttcaactgttgtaccccatcagaacctataatataagcttgttttactccaatgtttgtaaacaaagtaaatgtaaacaaatactATATAGCCtccaaacatggttaaaactataatattggtatcatggatggtcagtccttgcatccatagctctgtctatgaatttgagagtggttaagttaagactgaagacttatctcttcagtcaGTCTTATGATTGAGTCTGGCCCAGGGATgggaaggtgaacggcaaggtaCTGGAGAGACAAGCCACCCTTGCCGTCTCTGCTTGGCCCCAACTCTCTATTGGGATTCCTGACGCAATcaaaattataaaaaaatatataattgattGACAGCATGCATTGCCCCACATGTTCCATCTGTTTTAGTTGGGAAGTGCCCTTacgctgttacagtagatatggAATGTAGAGCTCTTCTTCAGGCCTCCATAGTGGTCTGAATGGAAGTGTGTGAGGAAGTAAGTGGTGATGCCCTCAACCAGCCCATACTGAAAAGCATCCACAGCTAACTTAGTGCCTGtgcaaaaagagagaaaaaaataaagctgtgtttgaatacccatactaacaatgtatactacatactattagttaatTTTAGTATACTATAAACAAACGGCAtcgtttcagttgagcgtactagcgcttcacctgtctaccggaagttgatgttgttgctatgcaacctctggctagcttgttagcataacaaatgacttACTAGACATTTTACAATtccgggtgtgttcgtaaattcattcAATCTGGAGTACCAGAGTacgctctgggcgttcgtaaatccagagtgttgtcagattgttcatttgtaaattcagagcgttgagAGCGCACAATGGACGCTCTGGCTGAGGTGTAGGGTTGAACCGAGCATTCAACGggagtcaagcacccaagctaactggctaacgttggctagctacttccagacaaaaAAAAATTCGAGAACACcttactctgaccattttactcaccctagtagagctggttaggctgttttcatgttatccagagcgttggtgatgAACTGCTGTTGGCAACAttttaattacacttttttgCCGAAGTTTACTGacacggccatattcaacgggtgttaagcgttcagtaaattcatcagttattctgcgcttaGGCAAACTCAGACGagtgtgctctgaaatcggagtagatagccagagtgaatttaggAACGCACCGAGTGTGCCaaagcacagaataactgatgcatttacgaacgctcaacacccgttccgacgagagtgctctgaaatcagagtagatagccagaattaacaatgtccattgaacgcacaacgactataccacttagctaagaatgatcaagtcaataaacattgggtAGTTATAGTTAGTTAATATACTGCctggcaagttcgatgtattagtagccaactaacgttacatACTGCTCTAAtgtaacaaattgtcagccaacaacTTATTTCAAACGGCATtattttattacattgctcaacattttcttaactttagtcataattagttaaagcaatgaatttgtatccgctctcggACTTTGtctgcatattttccgccattttcttcaaatctgaaaatgttgtgaAGCAACGCCCATTTTTttaagaattgcattatgggccctaaaagcacggaaatagtgtccactggTTGTATACTTTGTATATTGGCAAATTTAGTACGACATTCGTGAactttggcatactaactatatccatactatatactcaatttacatcacaaatagtacggttagtgTGAGTATTACAACACAGCTTTAGACAATAAGGCCATGAGAAGGACACTAGTCACTTCCAGACATACTTGAGAAAAACATGTTGCAGAATAAAATGAGTTTTATATGTGCAGATTTCCACTAGGCGCTCTTGATTTAGCTCTCCTGGAGCTGACTGGAATTTGcacttttttaaaatgtattttgccTTAAACGCACGCTAAAGCCAGGTAGGCCTAAACCTTTTGCACTGTAGCATAGGGTTAGCAGGAACATCTTGATATTGCTAGCAGTATTCTAAGCTATCTACAGTCGGAGACTAAGGTATAATACAATACGTTTCATGGAAAGGCGCTAGGGGTGGCTATCTTCAAAAAGTCCCCCATAAGTCCGTTTAATAATACTTTCCTGTGAATAGCCTACGCCAGTCTCCGACTGCACATTGTTAGCAGTGTGTTAAGTGATTTCAGGAGGTTGTTCCTGCTACCAATTAGTAGcggtcgaccgattaaatcggaatggccgatttaattaggggcGATTTCAAGTTCTCATAaaaatcggtaatcggcatttttggacaccgatcatggccgattacattgcactccacgaggagactgcgtggcaggctgactacctgttatgcgagtgcagcaagaagccaaggtaaggtgctagctagcattaaacatatcttataaaaaacaatccatcttaacataatcactagttaactacacatggttgatgatattactagtttatctagctcgTCCTGCGTTGCATAAAATCGATGCGGtggctgttaatttatcattgaatcacagcctacgtcgccaaacgggtgatttaacaagcgcattcgcgaaaaaagcactgtcgttgcaccaatgtgtacctaaccataaacatcagtgcctttcttaaaatcaatacacaagtatatattttttaaacctgcatatttagttaatattgcctgctaacatgaatttatttttactagggaaattgtgtcacttctcttgcgttctgtgcaacagagtcagggtatatgcagcagtttgggccgcctggctcgttgcgaactgtgtgaagactatttcttcctaacaaagacagccaacttcgtcAAACTGGGGATGAattaacaaaagcacatttgcgaaaaaagtacaatcgttgcacgaatgtatctaaccataaatatcaatgccttaaaatcaatacaatatgtgaaattcatgttagcaggcaatattaaactagggaaattgtgtcacttctcttgcgttcattgcacgaaGAGTCAGGGTATACGCAACAGTTTGGgcagcctggctcgttgcgaactaatttgccagaattttacgtaattatgacataacattgaaggttctgcaatgtaacagcaatatttaggcttatggatgccacccgttagataaaatacggaatggaataaacgttttgttttcgaggtgatagtttccggattagtcaaaggtatatggtttagagagaaatagtcgacgcgttataattcctgtaataacttgcggctgaacttgaaaggggttccttagttattttaccgttcatgtcttccatagagaatgtcttgatctacttcaaataaggtctgtgtttcgtgcaggcttaaaccgcctcggcgttttgatacccgtgtaaatctcactaggataaggtgatgtttgtcaacatattttcataaatccactctacaatttgtttttttaaatcttcGCTTATacttagccaatattgatcagagttaccttgtcctatggatatctacacagttataaaattggcagggtggtgtaagcctacacgaaacacagaccttattttaagtgaatctaaaaatatcctatggaataaatgaaggaactgcttttcagattttgctaggtgtcatgggaattatgactcgcactttggttgtcaattcttaccatgcccattattaaaaaaggatttcctgcatatagaaattacagtttttgttttcaacattcatcacaggtaacttaaactctatttttattcaaacagttgagagtatttgtctcctaagcagactcttcagtatcattgtcacttcagagctgtgtgtgtgtgtgtgtgtgtgtatataaatacacacacacacagctctgaagtgacaaattaagttaaaataaaagtgttcatcgTTCATTCAGTAtggttgcaattgtcattattacaaaaatgtgtgtgtatgatatatatatatattggattttttaaaattaatcGGCATCGGTTTttgccctccaataatcggtatcggcgctgaaaaatcataatcagtcgacctctaattTCTAcagaacgccgtttgggtctttgcttgTCAAAACAATAcatgaaagaataaacgttttgtttttgagatgatagtttccggatttgaccatattaatgacctaaggctcgtatttctgtgtgttattataattaagtctatgatttgatagagcagtctgactgagcggtggtaggcagctgcaggctcgtaagcattcattcaaacagcactttactgcgtttgccagcagctcttcgctgtgcttcaagcattgcgctgtttatgacttcaagcctatcaactcccgagattaggctggcaatactaaagtacctattagaacatccaatagtcaaaggtatatgaaatactagtggtatagagaaatagtcctataataactacaacctaaaacttcttacatgggaatattgaagactcatgttaaaaggaaccaacagctttcatatgttctcatgttctgagcaaggaatttaaacgttagcttttttacatggcacatattgcacttttactttctccaacactttgtttttgcattatttaaactaaattgaacatgtttcatttatttgagacaatttattttattgatgtattatattaagttaaaataaaagtgttcattgttcattcagtattgttgtaattgtcattattacaaataggGATATAaaaatcggcatcggcttttttggtcctccaataatcggtatcagtgttgaaaaatcataaaatcggtcgacctctaccaaTTAGCCATCCACAGGGCACACTGCATGCTACTTACACTAGTCACCGACCAACTCACCTGGAATCTTTTTATAAAACGGGCATCGCTTGGACTCCCTTTGCTCTCCATCGGTTCTCCCCCTGTTCCACCTCTTCCTACCTCCCTCACTTGGAGTCTGTGTACTTCCACCGTCTGATCTCACTCCAACTTTAGGGGTCTCCGTGGCATTTGCACTTCTGcctttcctctgacgtcctccaTGGTCCCCTTTGCGCTCTTCAAGTACAGGACCCTGATGGAGACTCACCCCAGGTAAAACGTTCCCAGCCTCTTGCTCCTTCCCTTTGTCCTTCAGGGGCTTGAGCCCAAAAAACACCCCAATGTCTGTCTGTTTGAGCCCAGAGGCCTTGCCCTTGCCCTTCCTAGTTGTCATGGTTGCCTGAAATTGTTGGGTGGGGGAAGCTTGGGAAGATGGAGGCACTTGAGGTAATGACATGTTCAACTCCGTGTTTGTGTGAGCGGGGCACTGATCCAAGCTTTTGGAATGTAGGCTGCAATTGCTGCTTGGGCTGAACAGGCTCTCCCGTAAGCTTTCTAATACTATACTTTTTGCAGACTGGAGTGGAGGCTTAGCACTGAAGGCATTACAGTTATCCTCTGTATGCTCTTCTCTTGACAAGCTAGGTAGGTGATTGCTATGCACTAATGAGCCAATCGATACCACCTGGCTGTCGCTGAATACTGGAGAACCTACAACTTCATTCGTTTCAGAATGAGCCACAAGGTTGGAAAATAACTCATCACTTGAGACTCCATCACTGAACAACAACATTGAGTCATTATTTTCCCCATCTTCTAACATACTGCTTGGAAATAGAGCTTTTTTTGGTTGTGTCCCATTAACTTCTATATCTTGGGGAAACTCAGACATGGGGGAATAGGAGATCTCATCATCACTAGAAGCTGAGGGCTCTGCTTTGACAAAACCACCCTCAAGGCCTTCAACCCCACTATTGTCCTTATGGGGGGTTAATACTTTTGTTTTATTGTCTTGGAGGGTAGACTTCATGCCTTTGGTAGAAGGTGACCAGCCTTTCTTTTTTCGGATTACCTCTGGAGCAGGAGACCGGAGCAGCAGAAGGGCATTTGGCTTTGTGGGGGATGTAGCTCCACTGTGTCTGTTAATAGGAGAAGAACTTTGGCTGTCCTGTGAGCTTTCCAAGCTTAAATTGGCCCCGCCATTGGTTACCAACTCCAAGCTGAGGCAGGGCGCCTCATTGGTTGCTCGGCTGTGGGCAAGCAGGGAGTGGCTGTATCTCTGGTAGTGGCTCAGAATGGTGGAGTAGCACTGGATACCATTGGGACATTCTGCACACATGACATAAAACACAAAGACAGAGCAGGATTAGGAATTACAAGGGATATGAGATTATGGTTAAGAATGGCATTTGCATGTAATATAAAATAGACATGGGACATCATGAAACTGGAAAAAAAGGACATGCTTTTTTGGAACTTTCTGAAATTCAATACAATAATTTATTGAAGTTGGAATTGTTGGGTTATAACTTGAAATATACTTACTCCTGTTGCTATATTAGACATGATTGATTATGTTATCTGCATAATGAATGTATgttgctctctgcaaaatcaccggatgttttggaagcaaaacattactgaacataacacgccaatgtaaactaagatttttggatataaatatgaactttatcaaacaaaacacatgtattgtgtaacatgaagtcctatgagtgtcatctgatgaagatcatcaaaggttagtgattcattttctctatttctgctttttgtgactcctctctttggctggaaaaatggctgtgtttttctgtgactaggtactgacctaacataatcagatggtgtgctttcgtcgtaaagcttttttgaaatcggacactgtggtgggattaacaacaagtttatctttaaaatggtgtaaaatacttgtatgtttgaggaattttaattatgagatttctgttgtttgaatttggcgccctgcacttccactggctgttgtcaagtcgatcctgttaacgggatctcagccgtaagaatttaacaaacacacacaggtctaaagcactgcatctcagtgcaagaggcgtcactacagtccctggttcgaatctaggctgtatcacatccggccgtgattgggagtcccatagggcggcgcacaattggcccagcgtcgtacgggttGGGCCGGGGTAGCCgtaattttaaataagaatttgttctcaactg
Protein-coding regions in this window:
- the dclre1a gene encoding DNA cross-link repair 1A protein isoform X2, with product MARTAQISKEKQQSIITLRHECPNGIQCYSTILSHYQRYSHSLLAHSRATNEAPCLSLELVTNGGANLSLESSQDSQSSSPINRHSGATSPTKPNALLLLRSPAPEVIRKKKGWSPSTKGMKSTLQDNKTKVLTPHKDNSGVEGLEGGFVKAEPSASSDDEISYSPMSEFPQDIEVNGTQPKKALFPSSMLEDGENNDSMLLFSDGVSSDELFSNLVAHSETNEVVGSPVFSDSQVVSIGSLVHSNHLPSLSREEHTEDNCNAFSAKPPLQSAKSIVLESLRESLFSPSSNCSLHSKSLDQCPAHTNTELNMSLPQVPPSSQASPTQQFQATMTTRKGKGKASGLKQTDIGVFFGLKPLKDKGKEQEAGNVLPGVSLHQGPVLEERKGDHGGRQRKGRSANATETPKVGVRSDGGSTQTPSEGGRKRWNRGRTDGEQRESKRCPFYKKIPGTKLAVDAFQYGLVEGITTYFLTHFHSDHYGGLKKSSTFHIYCNSITGNLVKSKLRVAEQYVHILPMNTQVTVDGLKVTLLDANHCPGAAMLLLFLPDGQTVLHTGDFRADPSMEAYHELLSCRVQTLYLDTTYCSPEYTFPTQQEVINLAANTAFMCVTLNPRTLVVCGSYSVGKEKVFLALAEVLGSKVCLSRDKFNTMCCLESERIRQLITTDWKAAQVHVLPMMQLNFKNLQAHLSRFSRQYDQLVAFKPTGWTFSQRVEAVEDIKPMVHGNISIYGIPYSEHSSYLELRRFVQWLRPLKIIPTVNVGSWASRKAMERCFSEWLTEAYEANNVKGV
- the dclre1a gene encoding DNA cross-link repair 1A protein isoform X1; its protein translation is MSKKDLEDDIWEYKPLKKKKKRKDKDTPETFNGPMTKYRQASKSLTKGDTSVQVRDVKLTKVAPNKALGVKANESIQNKLSTQNVAFPQSTQDNDSTLTAGENVHQASSTGGSYCPICQMPFSILVVQSQRWHVAECLDTPGDDRKECPNGIQCYSTILSHYQRYSHSLLAHSRATNEAPCLSLELVTNGGANLSLESSQDSQSSSPINRHSGATSPTKPNALLLLRSPAPEVIRKKKGWSPSTKGMKSTLQDNKTKVLTPHKDNSGVEGLEGGFVKAEPSASSDDEISYSPMSEFPQDIEVNGTQPKKALFPSSMLEDGENNDSMLLFSDGVSSDELFSNLVAHSETNEVVGSPVFSDSQVVSIGSLVHSNHLPSLSREEHTEDNCNAFSAKPPLQSAKSIVLESLRESLFSPSSNCSLHSKSLDQCPAHTNTELNMSLPQVPPSSQASPTQQFQATMTTRKGKGKASGLKQTDIGVFFGLKPLKDKGKEQEAGNVLPGVSLHQGPVLEERKGDHGGRQRKGRSANATETPKVGVRSDGGSTQTPSEGGRKRWNRGRTDGEQRESKRCPFYKKIPGTKLAVDAFQYGLVEGITTYFLTHFHSDHYGGLKKSSTFHIYCNSITGNLVKSKLRVAEQYVHILPMNTQVTVDGLKVTLLDANHCPGAAMLLLFLPDGQTVLHTGDFRADPSMEAYHELLSCRVQTLYLDTTYCSPEYTFPTQQEVINLAANTAFMCVTLNPRTLVVCGSYSVGKEKVFLALAEVLGSKVCLSRDKFNTMCCLESERIRQLITTDWKAAQVHVLPMMQLNFKNLQAHLSRFSRQYDQLVAFKPTGWTFSQRVEAVEDIKPMVHGNISIYGIPYSEHSSYLELRRFVQWLRPLKIIPTVNVGSWASRKAMERCFSEWLTEAYEANNVKGV